One Halarcobacter ebronensis genomic window carries:
- a CDS encoding type II secretion system protein — MKTALTLLEVIVVISLISIIYFTQSNKTFTNTDLEKAANRIVLYLKQTRYQALIADRRNENVSLWYKRRWTMKFFRCSESVGGIYYVIYSDENETGHPNKDESLIDPLTRKRVYSSNSCESSNDTSKYVLLTKEFGIKSVNISCNNTTSLGQISFGRDGKVYSKLSNSENSEDEYEIFEKCKIELISKEDQKIGIFIEPKTGFTHKE; from the coding sequence ATGAAAACTGCACTTACTCTATTAGAAGTAATAGTTGTAATTTCATTAATATCAATAATCTATTTTACTCAATCAAACAAAACTTTCACAAATACAGATTTAGAAAAAGCTGCAAATAGAATAGTGCTTTATTTAAAACAGACAAGGTATCAAGCTTTAATAGCTGATAGAAGAAATGAAAATGTATCTTTATGGTATAAAAGAAGATGGACAATGAAGTTTTTTAGATGTAGTGAAAGTGTTGGTGGAATCTATTATGTAATATATAGTGATGAAAATGAAACAGGACATCCAAATAAAGATGAATCACTAATTGATCCCTTAACAAGAAAAAGAGTTTACTCTTCAAATAGTTGTGAAAGTAGTAATGATACAAGTAAGTATGTTCTTCTTACAAAAGAGTTTGGAATTAAAAGTGTAAACATTAGTTGTAATAACACTACAAGTTTAGGTCAAATATCTTTTGGAAGAGATGGAAAAGTCTATTCAAAACTAAGTAATAGTGAAAATTCTGAAGATGAATATGAAATTTTTGAAAAATGTAAAATAGAGTTAATATCTAAAGAAGACCAAAAAATAGGCATTTTTATTGAACCTAAAACAGGATTTACACACAAAGAGTAG
- a CDS encoding anthranilate synthase component II, with the protein MILMIDNYDSFTYNIVQYCLELGANLKVIRNDELSVKEIEELNPEKIIISPGPATPDDAGVCLEAIKYFADKKPILGICLGHQSIAQVFGGEVIKAKNMMHGKTSKMKRVKKSIIFDGLPDEFIQTRYHSLTVKKENLPECIIPTSYSMDDDEIMSLEIKDKQIYGVQFHPESIMSEHGFTIINNFLKI; encoded by the coding sequence ATGATTTTAATGATTGATAATTATGACTCTTTTACATACAATATAGTTCAGTATTGCCTAGAGTTAGGTGCCAATTTAAAAGTTATTAGAAATGATGAACTTAGTGTAAAAGAGATTGAAGAGTTAAACCCTGAAAAAATTATAATCTCTCCAGGACCTGCAACTCCTGATGATGCAGGAGTATGTCTTGAAGCAATTAAATATTTTGCGGATAAAAAACCTATTTTAGGTATTTGTTTAGGACATCAAAGTATAGCCCAAGTTTTTGGAGGGGAAGTTATAAAAGCAAAAAATATGATGCATGGTAAAACTTCAAAAATGAAAAGAGTTAAAAAAAGTATAATTTTTGACGGTCTGCCTGATGAGTTTATTCAAACAAGATATCACTCGCTGACAGTAAAAAAAGAGAATCTTCCTGAGTGTATTATCCCAACTTCATACAGTATGGATGATGATGAGATTATGTCTTTAGAGATTAAAGATAAACAAATTTATGGTGTTCAGTTCCATCCTGAGTCTATTATGAGTGAGCATGGATTTACTATTATTAACAACTTTCTTAAAATATGA
- a CDS encoding ABC transporter substrate-binding protein codes for MYKIKITTIFLLLVTTLYAKELEKITIQLDWLHQFQFAGYYVAKEKGFYEKESLDVSIKEYNSNFNIVNKILTTPNSYAVGKSSLIIDILDNKKIILLSAIYQNSPMVLISKKESNITSPSDLKNRSVMLTSDARSAASINAMIISQGLKLSDISFKNHSFDLEDLINGNTEAMGCYLSNEPYLLEKRGIKYNVLNPKDYGFDFYGGIFFTSQDELKNHSQRVRAVYKATMRGWEYAFNNIEETAKLIFDKYNTQNKTLEQLIYEGNLLKKLSKIDEGLLGDIEKKKIDEIKRLYILLGFGQYAKNRANVEDFIYDSSNIQYSKDQKNYIEQSKITLLSDNNFQPFAMMMNNELTGIELDYWNLLIKKLDFKNSNVEITTNIKESVERIKHNPNLIKYAFSKRVLQIKQY; via the coding sequence ATGTATAAAATCAAAATCACAACTATCTTTCTTTTACTTGTAACAACTCTTTATGCTAAAGAATTGGAGAAGATAACTATTCAATTGGATTGGTTGCATCAATTTCAATTTGCAGGATATTATGTGGCAAAAGAAAAAGGTTTCTACGAAAAAGAGAGTCTTGATGTATCAATAAAAGAGTATAACTCAAATTTCAATATAGTAAATAAAATTTTAACTACACCAAATAGTTACGCCGTAGGAAAATCTTCCCTTATTATAGATATATTAGATAATAAAAAAATTATTCTATTAAGTGCCATATATCAAAATTCACCAATGGTTTTAATATCAAAGAAAGAATCAAATATTACAAGCCCTTCTGATTTAAAAAATAGAAGTGTTATGTTAACCTCTGATGCAAGATCTGCTGCAAGTATAAATGCAATGATAATCTCTCAAGGGCTAAAACTTAGTGACATAAGTTTCAAAAATCACTCTTTTGATTTGGAAGATTTGATAAATGGTAACACAGAGGCAATGGGATGTTATCTATCTAATGAGCCTTATTTATTGGAAAAGAGAGGAATAAAATACAATGTTTTAAACCCAAAAGATTATGGATTTGATTTTTATGGAGGAATATTTTTTACTTCACAAGATGAACTTAAAAACCACTCCCAAAGAGTTAGAGCAGTTTATAAAGCTACTATGAGGGGATGGGAGTATGCTTTTAATAATATAGAAGAGACTGCAAAACTGATTTTTGATAAATACAATACACAAAACAAAACTCTAGAACAACTTATATATGAGGGGAACCTTCTTAAAAAACTTTCAAAAATTGATGAAGGACTTTTAGGAGATATTGAAAAAAAGAAGATTGATGAAATAAAGAGATTATATATTCTTTTAGGTTTTGGACAGTATGCAAAAAATAGAGCTAATGTTGAAGATTTTATATATGACAGCAGCAATATTCAATACTCAAAAGATCAAAAAAATTATATTGAACAATCAAAAATAACTCTTTTGAGTGATAATAATTTCCAACCTTTTGCAATGATGATGAATAATGAGTTAACTGGAATAGAACTTGACTATTGGAATCTACTTATAAAAAAACTTGATTTTAAAAATAGCAATGTTGAGATAACAACCAATATAAAAGAGAGTGTTGAAAGGATTAAACACAATCCAAATTTAATAAAATATGCCTTTAGTAAAAGAGTACTTCAAATAAAACAGTATTAA
- a CDS encoding diguanylate cyclase — protein sequence MPALNYNISYEGLTNIKIVGSFDEKYQLKLIVNSDNKTLLNLLNKAISTITEKERELISSKYYSVIFQNSYDYKEIYKVVVPLIIVIFFIIRSNRKMNMEIKKRTKIEKELQQMANIDPLTQIFNRRKIKSMINQEIHRFKRYKRDFSIIFFDIDDFKFVNDNLGHSIGDEVLVKISNVVKSSIRDADYFGRWGGEEFIIILPETDKIKASNIAHILKEKISNNDFSVNKTITCSFGVTQFEESDNEDSILSRVDHAMYYVKKHGKNSVKVA from the coding sequence ATGCCAGCTTTGAACTATAATATTTCATACGAAGGCTTAACAAATATCAAAATAGTTGGTTCTTTTGATGAAAAATATCAACTCAAACTAATTGTTAATTCAGATAACAAAACTCTTCTAAATCTTTTAAATAAGGCTATTTCAACAATTACAGAGAAAGAGAGGGAATTAATTAGTTCAAAATATTACTCTGTCATTTTTCAAAATAGTTATGATTACAAAGAGATATATAAAGTTGTTGTTCCCTTAATAATTGTGATATTTTTTATAATTAGAAGTAATAGAAAAATGAATATGGAAATAAAAAAGAGAACAAAAATTGAAAAAGAGTTGCAACAAATGGCAAATATTGATCCTCTAACTCAAATTTTTAATAGAAGAAAAATTAAATCTATGATTAATCAAGAGATTCATAGATTTAAAAGATACAAAAGAGATTTCTCAATTATATTTTTTGATATTGATGACTTTAAATTTGTAAATGATAATCTAGGACACTCAATAGGAGATGAAGTGCTAGTTAAAATATCTAATGTGGTAAAAAGCAGTATTAGAGATGCTGATTACTTCGGAAGATGGGGAGGAGAAGAGTTTATAATTATTCTTCCTGAAACAGATAAAATAAAAGCTTCAAATATTGCACATATTTTAAAAGAAAAAATATCAAATAATGATTTTAGTGTAAATAAAACCATTACTTGTAGTTTTGGTGTTACTCAGTTTGAAGAGAGTGATAATGAAGATAGCATTCTTTCAAGGGTTGACCATGCTATGTATTATGTTAAAAAACATGGCAAAAACAGCGTAAAAGTGGCTTAA
- a CDS encoding menaquinone biosynthesis decarboxylase, translating to MKETIEILKKNDLLRVIDDELDIYLEIPHIAYIEVKKENSKALLFTNVVDKKSGKKFDIPVLMNVFCNEKAVKLFIGDGDMIGKEIESLLKMKPPTTFSEKLSTFGKLFSLKNTIPKKIKGKGECQEVIKLGDDAKLSDLPILTTWEKDGGPFITMGQVYTTSLNGEMKNLGMYRLQVYDDNTLGMHWQIHKDSNHFFHEYKKAGKKMPVSIGIGGDPMYIWCGQAPLPIGVFELMLYGFVKNKPAQLVKSITNDIWIPKDNDFVIEGFVDTSKMKIEGPFGDHTGYYTLEEEYPFLEISAITHKKEPTYLATVVGKPPLEDKYMGHATERIFLPLLKTTAPDLIDYYMPENGVFHNLIIAKIKTLYPGHAQQMMHAFWGVGQMSFVKHAIFVGEDAPTLTDHQAISEYILNRVNIDEILISKGVVDALDHSSPKFAIGGKLGLDCTGDEVEESKIKVVEDDELLNKMQNICSDIKELKQYFINTKNPITVISVDKKINQKKLFESLNPLYENMKILVIVDAANQNDVENSYMLLWRVVNNIDSNRDIFIESNTICIDGTNKNILDNFDRRWPGDVDCTKEVIDSLRQRGILDISDEFIKKFQL from the coding sequence ATGAAAGAAACTATTGAAATTTTAAAGAAGAATGATTTACTAAGAGTAATTGATGATGAATTGGATATCTATTTGGAGATACCACATATTGCATATATTGAAGTAAAAAAAGAGAATAGTAAGGCTCTTTTATTTACAAATGTAGTTGATAAAAAAAGTGGAAAAAAATTTGATATTCCCGTATTAATGAACGTATTTTGTAATGAAAAAGCTGTAAAACTTTTTATTGGTGATGGGGATATGATAGGAAAAGAGATAGAGTCTCTTCTTAAAATGAAACCACCCACAACCTTTTCAGAGAAACTCTCTACTTTTGGTAAACTATTCTCTTTAAAAAATACAATTCCTAAAAAGATAAAAGGAAAAGGTGAGTGTCAAGAGGTTATAAAATTAGGAGATGATGCAAAACTTTCTGATTTACCTATATTAACAACTTGGGAAAAAGATGGTGGACCATTTATTACCATGGGACAAGTTTATACAACTTCTTTAAATGGTGAGATGAAAAATCTAGGAATGTATAGACTTCAAGTCTATGATGATAATACATTAGGAATGCATTGGCAAATACATAAAGACTCAAATCACTTTTTCCATGAGTATAAAAAAGCTGGCAAAAAAATGCCTGTATCAATCGGAATTGGTGGGGATCCTATGTATATTTGGTGTGGACAAGCTCCGCTTCCTATTGGAGTATTTGAACTTATGCTTTATGGTTTTGTAAAAAATAAACCAGCTCAATTGGTAAAATCTATTACAAATGATATTTGGATTCCAAAAGATAATGATTTTGTAATTGAAGGTTTTGTTGATACTTCAAAAATGAAAATAGAGGGACCTTTTGGAGACCATACGGGATATTATACTTTAGAAGAGGAGTATCCCTTCTTAGAAATCAGTGCAATAACCCATAAAAAAGAGCCAACTTATCTTGCAACAGTTGTTGGAAAACCACCTTTAGAAGATAAATATATGGGGCATGCAACTGAGAGAATCTTTTTACCTCTTTTAAAAACAACTGCACCTGATTTAATTGATTATTATATGCCAGAAAATGGAGTGTTTCATAATTTAATAATTGCAAAAATAAAAACTTTATATCCTGGGCATGCTCAACAAATGATGCATGCATTTTGGGGAGTAGGGCAGATGAGTTTTGTAAAACATGCAATTTTTGTAGGAGAAGATGCTCCTACTCTTACAGATCATCAAGCAATCTCTGAATATATTTTAAATAGAGTAAATATTGATGAGATTTTAATATCAAAGGGGGTTGTAGATGCCCTTGACCACTCTAGTCCAAAATTTGCAATTGGTGGAAAACTTGGTCTTGACTGTACAGGAGATGAGGTAGAAGAGTCAAAAATAAAAGTTGTTGAAGATGATGAGTTATTAAATAAAATGCAAAATATTTGCAGTGATATAAAAGAGTTAAAACAATATTTTATAAATACAAAAAACCCTATTACTGTAATTAGTGTAGATAAAAAAATAAATCAGAAAAAACTATTTGAGAGCTTAAATCCACTATATGAAAATATGAAAATATTAGTAATTGTAGATGCTGCAAATCAAAATGATGTGGAAAACTCATATATGCTTTTATGGAGAGTTGTAAATAATATTGATTCAAACAGAGATATTTTTATTGAATCAAATACTATTTGTATAGATGGAACAAATAAAAATATATTAGATAACTTTGATAGAAGATGGCCTGGAGATGTTGATTGTACAAAAGAGGTTATTGATTCTTTAAGACAAAGAGGTATTTTAGATATAAGTGATGAGTTTATAAAAAAATTCCAGTTGTAA
- a CDS encoding MalY/PatB family protein gives MIYNFDEIIDRKNTSCSKYDALDIYFGYEDLQPLWVADMDFKTPDVVNNVILERAKKGLYGYPIATQRTFDAVKNWMKKRHNWNIDTSWITFVNGVVPAYSAAIEAFSEVGDEVIVQTPVYFPLFKHIKSNNRVLVTNPLKENNGYYTMDLEDLKKKITPKTKIFVLCSPHNPVGRVWSKEELKELAQICLDNNILIISDEIHSDIVFKKFTPIATISDEIAMNTLTLNSPGKTFNTAGLKCGYAISKNSEIMNTFKTIIEKREVKSINVFGFTALEAAYELGDSWLDELLVYLKKNINFTKDFLEKNNSKIEFLEPEATYLLWLSFKKITNDYNKVKQKLLEESKVALNEGSTFGREGKGYFRLNCALPQSELEKGLSKIVTFF, from the coding sequence ATGATTTATAATTTTGATGAAATAATTGATAGAAAAAACACCTCTTGTTCTAAATATGATGCACTTGATATCTATTTTGGTTACGAAGATCTTCAACCTTTGTGGGTTGCTGATATGGATTTTAAAACCCCTGATGTAGTTAATAATGTAATTTTAGAGAGAGCTAAAAAAGGATTATATGGTTATCCAATTGCTACCCAAAGAACTTTTGATGCAGTAAAAAATTGGATGAAAAAAAGACACAATTGGAATATTGATACATCTTGGATCACTTTTGTAAATGGTGTTGTTCCAGCATACAGTGCTGCAATTGAAGCTTTTAGCGAAGTTGGGGATGAAGTTATTGTTCAAACTCCTGTTTATTTTCCCCTTTTTAAGCATATAAAATCAAATAATAGAGTTTTAGTAACTAATCCACTTAAAGAAAACAATGGTTACTACACAATGGATTTAGAGGACCTAAAAAAGAAAATCACACCAAAAACAAAAATTTTTGTTTTATGTTCACCTCACAATCCAGTAGGAAGAGTATGGAGTAAAGAGGAGTTAAAAGAACTTGCACAAATATGTTTAGATAATAACATATTAATTATAAGTGATGAAATTCATTCAGATATAGTATTTAAAAAATTCACACCAATCGCCACAATCTCGGATGAGATTGCAATGAATACTCTTACATTAAACTCTCCAGGGAAAACATTTAACACCGCTGGTCTAAAATGTGGTTATGCAATCTCAAAAAACAGTGAAATTATGAATACCTTTAAAACAATAATTGAAAAAAGAGAAGTTAAATCAATAAATGTATTTGGTTTTACTGCCCTTGAAGCTGCTTATGAGTTGGGAGATTCTTGGCTTGATGAATTATTAGTTTATTTAAAGAAAAACATAAATTTTACTAAAGATTTTTTAGAAAAAAATAACTCTAAAATTGAATTTTTAGAACCAGAAGCTACATACTTACTTTGGTTAAGCTTTAAAAAAATTACTAATGACTATAACAAAGTGAAACAAAAGTTATTGGAGGAGTCAAAAGTTGCTTTAAATGAAGGAAGTACCTTTGGAAGGGAAGGCAAAGGGTATTTTAGGCTTAATTGTGCTCTACCTCAATCTGAACTAGAAAAAGGTTTGAGTAAAATAGTTACATTTTTTTGA
- a CDS encoding NADH-quinone oxidoreductase subunit A produces the protein MSTHLILSSVIFVAIAFILVGVFLLTKYLGPNKTDDKLKNTVYESGISNPVGNTNIRFSVKFYLVAIGFLLFDVEIIFMFPWAVNILDLGYAGIIKMFIFIGLLFAGLIYMYKKKALSWD, from the coding sequence ATGTCAACACACTTAATTCTTTCATCTGTTATATTTGTTGCAATTGCTTTTATATTAGTAGGAGTTTTTTTACTAACTAAGTATCTTGGACCAAATAAAACAGACGACAAACTAAAAAATACTGTATACGAAAGTGGTATCTCAAACCCTGTTGGGAATACAAATATTAGATTCTCAGTAAAATTCTATTTAGTTGCAATTGGTTTTCTATTATTTGATGTAGAGATTATATTTATGTTTCCTTGGGCAGTGAATATTCTTGACTTAGGATACGCAGGTATTATTAAAATGTTTATCTTTATAGGATTACTTTTTGCAGGATTAATTTATATGTATAAGAAAAAGGCATTATCATGGGATTAG
- a CDS encoding NADH-quinone oxidoreductase subunit B, producing the protein MGLGAEANLGDSIITTKLDSAINWARSYSLWPMAFGTACCGIEFMSVAASRYDISRFGAEVVRFSPRQADLLIVAGTITYKQAPVLKKIWDQMCEPKWVISMGACACSGGFYDNYTTLQGIDEIIPVDEYIAGCPPRPEAVLDAIMRIQERAQDESIIKDRVKEYKGILDA; encoded by the coding sequence ATGGGATTAGGAGCAGAAGCTAATTTAGGTGATTCAATAATCACAACAAAACTTGACTCAGCTATTAACTGGGCAAGGTCATACTCTTTATGGCCTATGGCATTTGGTACTGCATGTTGTGGTATTGAATTTATGTCAGTTGCCGCATCAAGATATGATATTTCAAGATTTGGGGCAGAAGTTGTAAGATTCTCTCCAAGACAAGCAGACTTACTTATTGTTGCAGGAACAATTACTTATAAACAAGCACCTGTTTTAAAAAAGATTTGGGATCAAATGTGTGAGCCTAAATGGGTTATCTCTATGGGAGCATGTGCTTGTTCTGGTGGTTTTTATGATAACTATACAACATTACAAGGGATAGATGAAATTATTCCAGTTGATGAATATATTGCAGGATGTCCCCCTAGACCAGAAGCTGTTTTAGATGCAATTATGAGAATCCAAGAAAGAGCACAAGATGAATCAATCATCAAAGATAGAGTTAAAGAATATAAGGGGATTTTAGATGCTTAA